The bacterium DNA window GCCATGTAGGAGAAGCGGTCGGCGGTGCAGGTGATACCGTTCATGAGCATGTCGAACCCGCCGAGCATCGTGCCCCAGTAGTAGTCGTCGGGCACGGCGCCGTCCATGTACGGCGGCGCGTAGGCCGAGGCGAACCACTGCTCTTTGGTGCGGTCCTCGCCGAGCCCGCGAAAGAGCGCGAAGCCGGCGTGCGTGTGCGTGTTGATCAGGCCCGGCATCACGAGATGATCCCGGCAGTCGACGACCGCATCCCCGGGCCACGGCGGTCCGGCGGCATCGTCAGGCCCGACGTGCACGATGCGCGCATCGTCGATGACGACCGTCCCGGGCGAGAGGATTTCGTCCCGCGGGTTCATCGTCACGACGGTGCCGCCCCTCAGAATCTGCCGCACGTCCGGCTACCTCCCGCGTGGAAAGGACTCTGTTCGAAAACCGCAGAACGGCCTGTCCAATGTCCGTCCTGGTAGATGCGCCGGCGATCGAGCTCGGCGACGTCGGCATGTCGTTCGCGCTTGCCGACGGCGTCCTCGAAGTACTTCGCGGCATCACGCTTACGGTCCGGCAAGGCGAGTTCGTCTCGCTCCTCGGTCCCTCCGGCTGCGGCAAATCGACCCTGCTGCGCGTCATCGCCGATATCCTCCCGCCGACGCGCGGACAGGCGGCCGTGCTCGGCGCCTCGCCCGCGGCCGCCCGCCGGACCCGGGCGCTCGGCATGGTCTTCCAGCAGCCGGTGCTGCTGCCGTGGCTCAGCGCGGAGGAGAATGTCTCCCTGCCGCTGCGCATCGGCAACTGGGGGGCGCGGCACACCCCGTCGTCCTCCCCGGACGCCTTGCTGAAGCTCGTCGGCCTCGACGGCTTCAACCGGGCGCGGCCGGCGCAACTCTCCGGCGGCATGCAGCAGCGCGTCGCCATCGCCCGCGCGCTCGTGAGCGACCCCAAG harbors:
- a CDS encoding ABC transporter ATP-binding protein; the encoded protein is MSVLVDAPAIELGDVGMSFALADGVLEVLRGITLTVRQGEFVSLLGPSGCGKSTLLRVIADILPPTRGQAAVLGASPAAARRTRALGMVFQQPVLLPWLSAEENVSLPLRIGNWGARHTPSSSPDALLKLVGLDGFNRARPAQLSGGMQQRVAIARALVSDPKVLLMDEPFGALDAITRDRLNEELLRIWTEVRRTVVFVTHSISEAVYLSMRVVVMSPRPARIRRIVEIDLPYPRHPKMKDTPEFTRYSAELRGALEDAS